In the Candidatus Methylomirabilota bacterium genome, TCTGAACGGCTCATGGGTGTAAAGCCCCAGTTCCTCTCCCAGGCGGCATTGAACAGTTCGCGGAAGATCTGGATCTCGTCACTCAGGCGTTTCATGTTCACCGGCCGGACATGAATGCCCCGTCGCCGGGCCTCCTCGGCGGGCCGAAGGACCATGGGGGGATCTTCAGTCCAGATCCGTAGGATGTATGCCAAGAGGTCCTTCGCCTTGCGACATCCAGCATCCTCCAGAAGCGCCTGATAGCCAGGGGGGTTATAGGGCATCAGGAAGGCAGGGGCGGACGTGAAACCCTCGATGAGAAGGCCGCAGGGAGCGTTCATCGAGGGATTGACCGGGCCGCGGATTGCCCACATTCCCTTCCCCTTCAAGAATTCCCCAGCCGCTCCGAGGAGTCCCTCCGCAACTGTTGCATCGTCCAGGCATTCGAAGAAGCCAAAGAAACCATACGGTTCCTGATGGGTTTCGAGAAACTGGTGGTCCAAGATCGCTGCGATCCGGCCGACGACCTCACCACCTTGCTTGGCGAGGAACAAGCGGATCTCCGCTTTTTCAAAGAAGGGGTGTTGGCCGGTAAGGAGTTGGCGCTGCTCGAAGAGAAGGGGTGGGACCCAGTGGGGGTCGCCTCGGTAGATGCGGTATGGCAGGTGGAGGAAGGTCTGGAGATCGCGCTTGCCGGTAACAGGGATGATTTCCACAATCAGATCACCCCGAGTTCCCTCCCGACAGTGCGAAAGCCCTCCAGGACCCGATCGATGTGCGCGTCCGTATGGGTGGCCATGTAGCTCGTACGAATCAGGGCCCGTCCTTCGGGGACGGCAGACCTCACACTTACGTTGGCAAATATCCCTTGCTCATAGAGCCCGCGCCCCGTGCGGAAAGCCTGCAGTTCATCGCCGATGACCACGGGGATGATGGGCGTTTCGCTAAGCCCCGTGTCGAATCCCATTTCTTGAAGGCCATCCCGTACCCGCTGGGCATTTCTCCACAGTTGCGTCCGCCGCTCCGGCTCTTGCTCGATGACTTCCACGGCAGCTCCGATGGTCGCCACGCAGGCGGGGGGGAGAGAGGCACTGAACATCATGGATCGGGCTTGATGCTTGAGGTAGTGAATCACCTCATGGCTCGATGCGATGAAGCCCCCCACCGAAGCTAATGACTTGCTACACGTTCCCATGACGATGTCGACTTCGTCCTCCAACCCGAAGTGTTCTGCGGTTCCCCTCCCATCCTTGCCAAGCACGCCGGTGGCGTGAGCGTCATCCACCATCAATCGGGCCCCATACTTCCGGGCCAGTTGGACGATCTCGGGGAGTTTGACAATATCTCCCTCCATGCTGAAGACCCCGTCTACCACGATCAGCTTCCCCTTGTCTTGTAGAGAGGCGAGGATGCGTTCGAGATCTTCCATATCATTGTGTCGATACTTGAGGGTCTGGCCGAACGCGAGGCGACAACCGTCGATGATGCTGGCGTGGTCCCACCGGTCGATGATGGATACATCATCCTTGCCGACTAGGGCAGAGATGACCCCGAGGTTAGTCTGATACCCGGCAGCGAAGAGGAGGGCTGCCTCTTTCTTCTTGAACTTGGCCAGCTGAGCTTCCACCTCGTGGTGGAGATCTAGGGTGCCGTTCAGGGCCCGGGACCCGGCACATCCGGTGCCGTATCGTTCCACCGCGCGGATGGCCGCCTCTTTGATTCGCGGGTGGGAAGTGAGACCTAGGTAGTTGTTGGATCCCACCATGATCATGCGTCGCCCGTCCACAACGACCTCGGGATCCTGGGCCGACCGGATCGGTTGGAAGTACGGATAGAGGCCGGCCGCCATGACCTGCTTGGCGTCGGTGTAACGGTGACATTTCTCAAATACGTCCATGGCTCCTCCTTTACAACCAGCGGTAGCGCTGATACCACTCCACCACACGTTGTGTTCCTGTCTGTAATGAGATGGAGGTGGTAAAGCCCAACTCGCGTGCGGCCTTTCCCGGGTCACAGACCCAGTACCGTTGCCGCAATTCATAGGCCTTATCACGGTTGAGCAGGGGCGGGGCCCCCGTCAAGCGCGCGATCCCCTCCCAGGCCCAAGCAGCTGCGCCGACGAGGGCAGAAGGAAAGGGGACCATTAATGTGCGAACCTCAAGCGCTGTAGCGATGGCGTCCAAGATCTCTTCCCAAGATCGAGGGGTTGCCTCCGCCAGATAATAAATTTCCCCGGGCTTTCCCCGCTCGGCCGCCAGGTAAAGACCGCGGACCAGATCTTCGATGTAGCAAAGACTAAAAATCCGTTTCCCACCCAAACGAAGGGCC is a window encoding:
- a CDS encoding aminotransferase class I/II-fold pyridoxal phosphate-dependent enzyme; its protein translation is MDVFEKCHRYTDAKQVMAAGLYPYFQPIRSAQDPEVVVDGRRMIMVGSNNYLGLTSHPRIKEAAIRAVERYGTGCAGSRALNGTLDLHHEVEAQLAKFKKKEAALLFAAGYQTNLGVISALVGKDDVSIIDRWDHASIIDGCRLAFGQTLKYRHNDMEDLERILASLQDKGKLIVVDGVFSMEGDIVKLPEIVQLARKYGARLMVDDAHATGVLGKDGRGTAEHFGLEDEVDIVMGTCSKSLASVGGFIASSHEVIHYLKHQARSMMFSASLPPACVATIGAAVEVIEQEPERRTQLWRNAQRVRDGLQEMGFDTGLSETPIIPVVIGDELQAFRTGRGLYEQGIFANVSVRSAVPEGRALIRTSYMATHTDAHIDRVLEGFRTVGRELGVI
- a CDS encoding GNAT family N-acetyltransferase — translated: MEIIPVTGKRDLQTFLHLPYRIYRGDPHWVPPLLFEQRQLLTGQHPFFEKAEIRLFLAKQGGEVVGRIAAILDHQFLETHQEPYGFFGFFECLDDATVAEGLLGAAGEFLKGKGMWAIRGPVNPSMNAPCGLLIEGFTSAPAFLMPYNPPGYQALLEDAGCRKAKDLLAYILRIWTEDPPMVLRPAEEARRRGIHVRPVNMKRLSDEIQIFRELFNAAWERNWGFTPMSRSEAQWMAKQLKPLIIPSITLIAEAEGSPIGFLMLLPDYNQALRHLNGRMGPLGLLKFIWYRRRIRDARLILLGIKPEYRSKGIDALLFQIAARALIKNGFIMAEISWVLEDNWTVLRMTKRLGGTPYKRYRIYELPL